A single Dechloromonas denitrificans DNA region contains:
- a CDS encoding UDP-N-acetylmuramoyl-tripeptide--D-alanyl-D-alanine ligase, producing MNWLLSQVAHAVDGRLVGPDVALNGVSTDTRAIGPGQLFIALNGDNFDAHDFLTQAVASGATALLVADAAKLPADVPAVVVADTRLALGRLAAAWRASFVLPVIAVTGSNGKTTTKEMIAAILAAAFGDAVLATRGNFNNDIGLPLTLLGLNASHRAAVIEMGMNHPGEIAYLAPIGAPTVALVTNAQRAHLEGMGDLDEVAREKGSLFAGLQPNGIALVNADDCYAGLWREMAGAHKVRSFAIDHAADVHATVHQHGLELALELTAPEGEAALHLRIPGRHNARNAVAAAAACLAAGVPMAAVVAGLEAFSGIKGRLQRRAGHNGAEILDDTYNANPDSVRAGIDVLASTIGRKLLVLGDMGEIGEASGQYHDEIGGYAKSQGIDRLYALGEAAQQAVRNFGDGARHYCSIEKLIAAVDKDLGPETTVLVKGSRFMKMERVADALAASSATDATAATVPLTKPAGENH from the coding sequence ATGAACTGGCTACTCTCGCAAGTTGCCCACGCCGTCGACGGGCGTCTGGTTGGTCCCGACGTGGCGTTGAACGGTGTTTCCACCGATACCCGGGCGATTGGCCCCGGGCAGTTGTTCATCGCCCTGAACGGTGACAACTTCGATGCCCATGATTTTCTCACCCAGGCCGTGGCCAGTGGCGCCACCGCGCTGCTCGTCGCCGATGCGGCGAAGTTGCCGGCCGATGTGCCGGCCGTCGTCGTCGCCGATACCCGCCTCGCACTCGGTCGCCTGGCCGCTGCCTGGCGCGCCAGCTTCGTGCTGCCGGTGATCGCCGTGACCGGCTCGAATGGCAAGACGACGACCAAGGAAATGATCGCCGCCATCCTCGCCGCCGCCTTCGGCGATGCCGTGCTGGCGACGCGCGGCAACTTCAACAACGATATCGGTCTGCCGCTCACGCTGCTCGGCCTGAATGCCTCGCACCGCGCCGCGGTGATCGAGATGGGCATGAACCATCCCGGCGAAATCGCCTACCTGGCCCCGATCGGCGCTCCGACCGTGGCGCTGGTAACCAATGCCCAACGGGCCCACCTCGAAGGGATGGGCGACCTCGACGAAGTGGCGCGGGAAAAAGGCAGCCTGTTCGCCGGCCTGCAGCCAAACGGTATCGCTCTGGTCAATGCCGATGATTGCTACGCCGGACTGTGGCGCGAGATGGCCGGCGCGCATAAGGTCCGCAGCTTCGCCATCGACCATGCCGCCGACGTGCATGCCACCGTGCATCAGCACGGGCTGGAATTGGCGCTCGAACTGACGGCCCCGGAAGGTGAGGCCGCGCTGCATCTGCGTATTCCCGGTCGGCACAACGCCCGCAATGCGGTTGCCGCAGCGGCCGCCTGTCTTGCTGCCGGTGTTCCGATGGCCGCCGTGGTCGCCGGGCTGGAGGCCTTTTCCGGCATCAAGGGCCGGCTGCAGCGGCGGGCCGGCCACAACGGCGCCGAGATTCTCGACGACACCTATAACGCCAATCCGGATTCGGTGCGTGCCGGTATCGACGTGCTGGCCTCGACCATCGGCCGCAAGCTGCTGGTCCTCGGCGACATGGGCGAAATCGGCGAAGCCAGCGGCCAGTATCACGATGAGATCGGCGGCTATGCCAAGAGCCAGGGCATCGACCGCCTGTATGCGCTGGGTGAGGCGGCGCAGCAAGCGGTGCGCAATTTTGGCGACGGGGCCCGGCACTACTGCAGTATCGAAAAGCTGATTGCCGCGGTGGACAAGGACTTGGGGCCGGAAACCACGGTGCTGGTCAAAGGCTCGCGCTTCATGAAAATGGAACGGGTGGCCGATGCGCTGGCCGCGTCCTCCGCCACTGACGCGACTGCCGCCACCGTGCCGCTGACCAAGCCAGCCGGGGAGAACCACTGA
- a CDS encoding peptidoglycan D,D-transpeptidase FtsI family protein — protein MGVRRRPQRGHRFTESPVLQLALQGWRSRTVGLLLMGAFLALVARGFYLQVINNDFLQEKGDSRYRRDIEVSASRGKITDRNGDMLAVSTPMKSIWAIPGDARAMPGQQKQQLAALLEMTVKELDGKLVSDKTFVFVKRQVPPETADRIAALKLPGVHQEKEYRRYYPTGDMTAHVVGFTGVDDKGLEGVELAFQNSLLGHSGSRSVIKDRRGQIVEDVGALKPPMDGKDVRLALDSKIQYLAYSQLKAAVETNNAKAGGAIVIDARTGEILALANWPTYNPNNRQRLSGAQLRNRAITDTFEPGSVMKPFTAALALEKGKVRFDTVINTAPGRLTIGSATISDSHAHGLLTVAQIIQKSSNVGTAKIALGFSPQELWEMFDGVGFGQAPNLGFPGEVVGRLRPWKSWRPIEQATMSYGHGISVSLVQLARAYTVFARDGELIPLSLIRLEDTPVRGVRVFSPQTTREIRAMLEMAVQPEGTAPKARVAGYRVGGKTGTAYKVEGGVYARKYVASFVGIAPIGDPRLIVAVMIDEPSAGGHFGGDVAGPAFSSIAGGALRTMGVPPDAPVQVAEANLGKGAL, from the coding sequence ATGGGTGTCCGGCGGCGTCCCCAGCGCGGGCATCGGTTTACCGAAAGCCCGGTGCTGCAACTGGCGTTGCAGGGCTGGCGTTCGCGTACCGTCGGCTTGCTGCTGATGGGCGCTTTCCTGGCGCTGGTGGCGCGCGGTTTCTATTTGCAGGTAATCAACAACGACTTTCTGCAGGAGAAGGGTGATTCGCGCTACCGCCGCGATATCGAGGTTTCCGCTTCACGCGGCAAGATCACCGACCGCAACGGCGACATGCTGGCGGTGTCGACGCCGATGAAGTCGATCTGGGCGATCCCTGGCGACGCCCGGGCGATGCCGGGGCAGCAGAAGCAGCAACTGGCCGCGCTGCTCGAGATGACCGTCAAGGAGCTCGATGGCAAGCTGGTCTCGGACAAGACCTTCGTCTTCGTCAAGCGCCAGGTGCCGCCGGAAACGGCCGATCGCATTGCCGCGCTGAAGCTGCCGGGTGTCCATCAGGAAAAGGAATACCGCCGTTATTACCCGACCGGTGACATGACGGCGCATGTCGTCGGGTTTACCGGCGTTGACGACAAGGGCCTGGAGGGCGTCGAACTGGCTTTCCAGAACAGTCTGCTCGGCCACTCGGGGAGCCGCAGCGTGATCAAGGACCGCCGCGGCCAGATTGTCGAGGACGTCGGTGCGCTGAAGCCGCCGATGGATGGCAAGGATGTCCGGCTGGCCCTCGACTCGAAGATTCAATACCTGGCCTACAGCCAGCTCAAGGCGGCGGTCGAGACCAACAATGCCAAGGCCGGCGGCGCCATCGTCATCGATGCGCGGACCGGCGAGATACTGGCGCTGGCCAACTGGCCGACCTATAACCCGAACAACCGCCAGCGCCTGTCCGGCGCCCAGCTGCGCAACCGGGCCATCACCGATACCTTCGAGCCGGGGTCGGTGATGAAGCCGTTTACCGCCGCGTTGGCGCTCGAAAAAGGCAAGGTTCGCTTCGACACCGTGATCAACACCGCGCCGGGCCGCCTGACCATTGGCTCGGCGACCATTTCCGATTCCCATGCGCATGGTCTGCTGACCGTCGCCCAGATAATCCAGAAATCTTCCAACGTCGGCACGGCGAAGATCGCCCTCGGTTTTTCGCCGCAGGAATTGTGGGAGATGTTCGATGGCGTCGGTTTCGGCCAGGCGCCCAATCTCGGCTTTCCGGGCGAGGTCGTTGGTCGTTTGCGGCCGTGGAAAAGCTGGCGGCCGATCGAGCAGGCCACGATGTCCTATGGTCATGGCATTTCGGTCAGTCTGGTTCAGTTGGCTCGGGCCTATACCGTTTTTGCCCGTGACGGCGAGTTGATTCCCTTGTCGCTGATTCGCCTGGAAGATACGCCGGTGCGCGGCGTCCGTGTTTTTTCGCCGCAGACCACCCGTGAAATCAGGGCCATGCTGGAAATGGCCGTGCAACCGGAAGGGACCGCGCCGAAGGCCCGGGTCGCGGGCTATCGTGTCGGTGGCAAGACCGGTACGGCCTACAAGGTCGAAGGCGGTGTCTATGCTAGAAAATACGTCGCCTCGTTTGTCGGCATCGCGCCGATCGGCGACCCGCGCCTGATTGTCGCGGTGATGATCGACGAGCCTTCCGCTGGCGGCCACTTTGGTGGCGATGTCGCTGGCCCGGCATTTTCGTCGATCGCTGGCGGCGCCTTGCGGACCATGGGCGTGCCGCCCGATGCGCCGGTCCAGGTGGCCGAGGCCAATCTCGGAAAGGGAGCGCTGTGA
- the murD gene encoding UDP-N-acetylmuramoyl-L-alanine--D-glutamate ligase, whose translation MELRGKRVAVIGLGESGLAMAKWLHRQGAFVRVADSRATPPNLDALAKVAPQAEVIAGPFAAATFAGLDFVALSPGVPKATPEIAALDLPIISEIELFAAGVRAQVPTSQIIAITGSNGKTTTTALTAHLLNGAGVPAIACGNISPSALDALMDAQDAGQLPAVWVVELSSFQLETTHHLNAAAATVLNVTEDHLDRYDGSLANYAAAKSRVFQGRGVMVLNRDDDWSMANGLCGRKIVTFGLNAAPRSADYGLASGMICRGKAAIVGVDELKLTGLHNAANAMAALALCEAVGVAVDRLVEPLKTFSGLPHRVETVAEIGGVLYVDDSKGTNVGATLAAIEGMGRKVAIVLGGDGKGQDFSPLKPALEKHGRAVALIGRDAAAIGMALEGSGVPTRILGDMAAAVRWLAEHAEAGDCVLLSPACASLDMYRNYAHRAEAFIAAVKELPSC comes from the coding sequence ATGGAACTCAGGGGCAAACGCGTTGCGGTAATCGGACTCGGCGAGTCCGGACTGGCGATGGCCAAATGGCTGCATCGCCAGGGCGCGTTCGTCCGGGTTGCCGATTCGCGCGCCACTCCCCCCAACCTTGATGCGCTGGCGAAGGTTGCCCCACAGGCTGAAGTGATCGCCGGGCCGTTTGCCGCCGCCACCTTTGCCGGCCTCGACTTCGTTGCGCTGTCACCCGGCGTGCCGAAAGCGACGCCGGAGATCGCTGCGCTCGATCTGCCGATCATTTCGGAAATCGAGCTGTTCGCCGCCGGCGTCCGCGCGCAGGTGCCGACCTCGCAGATCATCGCCATCACCGGCAGTAACGGCAAGACCACCACCACGGCGCTGACCGCGCACCTGCTGAACGGCGCCGGCGTGCCGGCCATCGCCTGCGGCAATATCTCGCCGTCGGCCCTCGACGCGCTGATGGATGCCCAGGATGCCGGCCAGCTGCCGGCCGTCTGGGTGGTTGAACTGTCCAGCTTCCAGCTCGAAACGACACACCATTTGAACGCTGCGGCGGCCACCGTGCTCAACGTCACCGAGGATCACCTCGACCGCTACGACGGCAGCCTGGCCAATTACGCGGCGGCCAAGTCGCGCGTCTTCCAGGGGCGGGGCGTCATGGTCCTCAATCGCGACGACGACTGGTCGATGGCCAATGGCCTGTGCGGCCGCAAGATCGTCACCTTCGGCCTGAACGCCGCGCCGCGTAGCGCCGATTATGGTCTGGCCAGCGGCATGATCTGCCGGGGCAAGGCGGCTATTGTCGGGGTTGATGAGCTGAAGCTGACGGGCTTGCACAATGCCGCCAACGCCATGGCGGCGCTGGCACTGTGCGAAGCGGTCGGGGTCGCCGTCGACCGTCTGGTCGAGCCGCTGAAAACATTTTCCGGTCTGCCGCACCGGGTCGAAACGGTAGCCGAGATCGGCGGCGTGCTCTACGTCGACGATTCCAAGGGCACCAATGTCGGCGCCACGCTGGCCGCCATCGAAGGCATGGGCCGCAAGGTGGCCATCGTGCTCGGCGGCGACGGCAAGGGCCAGGATTTCTCGCCGCTCAAGCCGGCCCTGGAAAAACATGGCCGGGCGGTGGCGCTGATCGGTCGCGATGCGGCCGCCATCGGCATGGCCCTCGAAGGCAGCGGCGTGCCGACCCGCATTCTCGGCGACATGGCTGCCGCCGTGCGCTGGCTGGCCGAACACGCCGAGGCCGGCGATTGCGTGCTGCTCTCGCCGGCTTGCGCCAGCCTCGATATGTACCGCAATTACGCCCATCGCGCCGAAGCCTTCATCGCGGCGGTCAAAGAGTTGCCATCATGCTGA
- the rsmH gene encoding 16S rRNA (cytosine(1402)-N(4))-methyltransferase RsmH, producing the protein MTAGGTHVTVLLDEAVQSLAIKPEGVYMDATFGRGGHSRRILAALNERGRLVAVDRDPSAIAAGAIINDSRFQLVHRAFGEIAEAAREAGVQDVDGILFDVGVSSPQIDDGGRGFSFRHDAPLDMRMDTTQGETAAEWLARAEIRDITEVIRNYGEERFAFQIAKKVVAARLEQPIVTTAQFAAIVRATVRTREPGQDPATRSFQALRIHINQELRQLEVALPQALDLLKPGGRLVVISFHSLEDRIVKNFMRAQSSADDLPKGLPLRADQLPQPKLRLIGKMIKPSAAEIAANPRARSAVMRVAEKL; encoded by the coding sequence GTGACCGCGGGTGGCACCCACGTCACGGTGCTGCTCGACGAGGCGGTTCAGTCCCTGGCGATCAAGCCGGAGGGTGTCTATATGGACGCCACCTTCGGGCGCGGCGGGCATAGCCGGCGGATTCTTGCCGCGCTGAATGAGCGCGGCCGGCTGGTCGCCGTCGACCGCGACCCCTCGGCCATTGCGGCTGGGGCAATAATCAATGATTCCCGTTTTCAGCTGGTCCATCGCGCCTTTGGCGAAATCGCCGAAGCGGCGCGCGAGGCCGGTGTGCAGGACGTGGATGGAATCCTTTTTGATGTAGGGGTGTCGTCGCCGCAAATCGACGATGGGGGGCGCGGTTTCAGCTTCCGCCACGATGCACCGCTCGACATGCGTATGGATACGACGCAGGGCGAGACGGCGGCCGAGTGGCTGGCGCGGGCCGAAATAAGGGACATAACGGAGGTTATTAGAAATTATGGCGAAGAACGGTTTGCTTTCCAGATTGCAAAGAAGGTTGTGGCTGCTCGGCTCGAACAGCCTATTGTCACAACAGCTCAGTTCGCGGCCATCGTACGCGCGACCGTGCGCACCCGTGAGCCAGGGCAGGACCCGGCGACGCGCAGCTTTCAAGCTTTACGGATTCATATCAATCAAGAGCTCCGCCAGCTGGAAGTAGCCTTGCCGCAAGCGCTTGACTTGTTGAAACCGGGTGGTCGCCTGGTGGTGATTTCCTTCCATTCGCTGGAGGATCGCATCGTCAAGAATTTCATGCGCGCCCAGTCGTCGGCCGATGATCTGCCGAAAGGCCTGCCTTTGCGGGCCGACCAGTTGCCGCAACCGAAATTGCGCCTGATCGGCAAAATGATCAAGCCGTCGGCAGCGGAAATCGCGGCCAATCCGCGCGCCCGGAGCGCCGTGATGCGGGTGGCCGAAAAACTGTAA
- a CDS encoding UDP-N-acetylmuramoyl-L-alanyl-D-glutamate--2,6-diaminopimelate ligase, which yields MTTPREILQRLEAIGIVPSGVADDSRQVLPGDLFLAYPGDLADGRRYICDALARGAVAVAWQAGGDFAWDPAWAVANLPVAALRSLAGPLAHAVYGYPSEGLSLIAITGTNGKTTISQCIAKVYPKPCAVIGTLGAGFPDAQVDTGFTTPEATTLMRYLAQFRSAEAAACALEASSIGIQEGRLNGARVDVAVFTNITRDHLDYHRTMDAYAAAKARLFSWPRLRTAIINLDDEFGLQLIRETTAMRVLGYAIGEPRRDFPALVRAENLVDTPFGQRFTLILPNGRGTVDTGLVGRYNISNLLAVAAVLHDAGMAVADVVRRLSELTPPPGRMERVGGNGEPLVVVDYSHTPDALENALIALRDVVTSRGGHLSLVFGCGGDRDKGKRPLMGGIAEQRADRALVTSDNPRSEMPQAIIDDILAGMHHGEVEIDRATAIRRAILEADERDVILLAGKGHESYQEIAGIRTPFSDLEQAQAALSLRRTDNNKEIAE from the coding sequence GTGACTACGCCGCGCGAAATCCTGCAGCGTCTGGAAGCCATCGGCATCGTGCCGAGCGGGGTTGCCGACGACAGTCGCCAGGTCCTGCCGGGTGATCTCTTTCTCGCTTATCCCGGCGATCTGGCCGACGGCCGGCGCTATATCTGCGATGCCCTGGCGCGCGGTGCGGTGGCCGTGGCCTGGCAAGCGGGTGGTGATTTTGCATGGGATCCGGCGTGGGCCGTTGCCAATCTGCCGGTTGCTGCCTTGCGCTCGCTGGCCGGGCCGCTCGCCCATGCCGTCTATGGCTATCCGAGCGAAGGCCTGTCGTTGATCGCGATCACCGGCACCAACGGTAAGACGACGATCAGTCAATGCATCGCCAAGGTCTACCCGAAGCCTTGTGCCGTTATTGGCACGCTCGGCGCCGGTTTTCCCGATGCCCAGGTCGATACCGGCTTCACCACCCCGGAAGCGACCACCTTAATGCGCTATCTGGCGCAATTCCGCAGCGCTGAGGCTGCCGCCTGCGCCCTGGAAGCCAGTTCGATCGGCATTCAGGAAGGGCGGCTGAATGGCGCCCGGGTCGACGTTGCGGTGTTTACCAATATCACCCGCGATCATCTCGATTACCACCGGACAATGGATGCCTATGCCGCGGCCAAGGCGCGCCTGTTCAGCTGGCCGCGCCTGCGGACGGCGATCATCAATCTGGACGACGAATTCGGTCTGCAGCTGATTCGCGAGACGACGGCGATGCGCGTGCTGGGCTACGCCATTGGCGAACCGCGCCGCGACTTCCCGGCGCTGGTGCGGGCCGAGAATCTGGTCGATACGCCCTTTGGCCAGCGCTTCACGCTGATCCTGCCGAACGGTCGGGGCACGGTCGATACCGGTCTGGTCGGCCGTTACAACATTTCGAATCTGCTGGCTGTCGCTGCCGTCTTGCACGATGCCGGCATGGCCGTGGCCGATGTGGTCCGTCGCCTGTCCGAACTGACGCCGCCGCCCGGGCGGATGGAGCGGGTGGGGGGCAATGGCGAGCCCCTGGTCGTGGTCGACTACTCGCATACGCCGGATGCACTAGAAAATGCCCTGATTGCCTTGCGCGATGTCGTGACGTCGCGCGGCGGCCATCTGAGCCTCGTCTTCGGCTGTGGCGGCGATCGTGACAAGGGCAAGCGGCCACTGATGGGCGGTATCGCCGAGCAACGGGCCGACCGGGCGCTGGTGACCAGCGACAACCCGCGCAGCGAAATGCCGCAAGCCATCATCGACGACATTCTGGCCGGCATGCACCATGGCGAAGTCGAAATCGACCGGGCGACGGCGATTCGTCGCGCCATTCTTGAAGCCGACGAGCGCGATGTCATCCTGCTGGCGGGCAAGGGGCACGAGTCCTATCAGGAAATTGCCGGCATTCGTACCCCGTTTTCCGACCTTGAGCAGGCACAGGCTGCGCTGAGCTTGCGTCGTACCGATAACAATAAGGAGATCGCCGAATGA
- the ftsL gene encoding cell division protein FtsL — protein MVRFNMILLLIVVVCALGVVTSQHRARKLFQDLESEQERARQLDVEYGQLQLEMSTWATHPRVEKIARDRLHMVSPDALSAKRPPAAAKGGA, from the coding sequence ATGGTCCGTTTCAACATGATCCTTCTCCTGATCGTCGTCGTTTGCGCACTGGGTGTTGTCACCTCCCAGCATCGCGCGCGCAAGCTGTTTCAGGATCTGGAGAGCGAGCAGGAGCGGGCGCGTCAGCTCGATGTCGAGTATGGCCAGCTGCAGCTGGAGATGTCGACCTGGGCGACGCATCCGCGGGTCGAAAAAATCGCCCGTGACCGTCTGCACATGGTTTCGCCCGATGCGCTGAGTGCGAAGCGCCCGCCGGCCGCCGCCAAAGGAGGTGCCTGA
- the mraY gene encoding phospho-N-acetylmuramoyl-pentapeptide-transferase, with product MLLELAQWLAQDVRFFNVFNYITLRTVLAAMTALLISFASGPRVIRWLAAKKIGQAVRTDGPQTHLVKSGTPTMGGVLILISIGVTTLLWADLSNKYVWTVLVVTLGYGIVGWYDDWKKVVYRDPKGLSAKWKYFWQSLLGIGAALFLAFSAKSGAETQLIVPFFKTIAYPLGIIGFITLTYFVIVGTSNAVNLTDGLDGLAIMPTVMIASAFVLFAYVTGHAVYAKYLLIPYVPGAGELCILLGAIAGAGLGFLWFNAYPAEVFMGDVGALALGAALGTVAVIIRQEIVLLIMGGVFVVETLSVMLQVGYFKYTKKRFGEGRRILRMAPLHHHFEQTGWKETQVVVRFWIITIMLVLVGLSSLKLR from the coding sequence ATGCTGCTCGAACTTGCCCAATGGCTGGCCCAGGACGTACGTTTCTTCAACGTCTTCAACTACATCACGCTGCGCACCGTGCTGGCGGCGATGACCGCGCTGCTGATTTCCTTCGCGTCCGGTCCGCGCGTCATCCGCTGGCTGGCCGCCAAGAAAATCGGTCAGGCGGTTCGTACCGACGGGCCGCAGACGCACCTCGTCAAATCCGGCACGCCGACCATGGGCGGCGTCCTGATCCTGATCTCCATCGGGGTGACGACGCTGCTCTGGGCCGACCTCTCCAACAAGTATGTGTGGACGGTGCTGGTCGTCACGCTGGGCTACGGCATCGTCGGCTGGTACGACGACTGGAAGAAGGTGGTCTACCGCGACCCGAAAGGCCTGTCGGCCAAGTGGAAGTATTTCTGGCAGTCGTTGCTCGGCATCGGCGCCGCACTGTTTCTCGCCTTCTCGGCCAAGTCGGGAGCCGAAACGCAGTTGATCGTGCCCTTCTTCAAGACCATCGCCTATCCGCTCGGCATCATCGGCTTCATCACGCTGACCTATTTCGTCATCGTCGGCACCAGCAACGCGGTGAATCTGACTGACGGCCTGGATGGCCTGGCCATCATGCCGACCGTGATGATCGCGTCGGCTTTCGTGCTTTTTGCCTACGTCACCGGCCACGCCGTCTATGCCAAGTATCTGCTGATCCCCTACGTGCCGGGTGCCGGCGAGCTGTGCATCCTGCTCGGCGCGATCGCCGGGGCCGGTCTTGGTTTCTTGTGGTTCAACGCCTATCCGGCCGAAGTCTTCATGGGCGACGTCGGTGCGCTGGCCCTCGGCGCGGCGCTCGGCACCGTCGCCGTGATCATCCGCCAGGAAATCGTGCTGCTGATCATGGGTGGTGTCTTCGTCGTCGAAACGCTGTCGGTAATGTTGCAGGTCGGCTATTTCAAATACACCAAGAAACGTTTCGGCGAGGGCCGGCGCATCCTGCGCATGGCGCCGCTGCACCACCATTTTGAACAAACCGGCTGGAAGGAGACGCAGGTCGTCGTCCGCTTCTGGATCATCACCATCATGCTCGTGCTGGTCGGGCTGTCCTCGTTGAAGCTGCGCTAA
- the murG gene encoding undecaprenyldiphospho-muramoylpentapeptide beta-N-acetylglucosaminyltransferase produces MNKTILIMAGGTGGHIFPALAVADKMRQRGWRVVWLGNPDGMEARLVPQSGFEMVWVKFAALRGKGILRKLLLPLNLLRGFWQAQKLIRQIAPDVVLGMGGYITFPGGMMASLLGKPLVLHEQNSVAGLANRVLASVADRIATGFPNVLAKGAWLGNPVRPEIAAIAPPAERFAERSGALRLLVIGGSLGAQALNEMVPKGMALLAADEQPQIVHQAGEKHLEALKANYAAVGVQAHCVPFIEDMAGAYAWADLVICRAGALTIAELAAAGVASILVPFPHAVDDHQTGNAKFLVNVGGAFLLPQDELTPESISLIRNYSRSQLLEMAEKARSLAKPDATEEVANICAESAK; encoded by the coding sequence ATGAACAAAACCATCCTGATCATGGCCGGCGGGACCGGCGGGCATATTTTTCCGGCCCTTGCCGTCGCCGACAAAATGCGTCAGCGCGGCTGGCGGGTCGTCTGGCTCGGCAATCCCGATGGCATGGAGGCGCGGCTGGTGCCGCAAAGCGGTTTTGAAATGGTCTGGGTCAAGTTCGCCGCGCTGCGCGGCAAGGGCATCCTGCGCAAGCTGTTGCTGCCGCTCAATCTGCTGCGCGGTTTCTGGCAGGCGCAAAAGCTGATCCGCCAGATCGCCCCGGATGTCGTGCTCGGCATGGGCGGCTACATCACCTTTCCCGGCGGCATGATGGCCTCCTTGCTGGGCAAGCCGCTCGTCCTGCACGAACAGAATTCGGTGGCCGGGCTGGCCAATCGCGTGCTGGCCAGTGTTGCCGACCGCATCGCGACCGGTTTCCCGAATGTCCTGGCCAAGGGCGCCTGGCTCGGCAACCCGGTACGTCCGGAAATTGCCGCCATCGCCCCGCCGGCCGAGCGTTTTGCTGAACGCAGCGGCGCCTTGCGCCTGCTCGTCATCGGCGGCAGCCTTGGGGCCCAGGCGCTGAACGAGATGGTTCCCAAGGGCATGGCCCTGCTCGCTGCCGACGAGCAGCCGCAAATCGTCCATCAGGCTGGCGAAAAGCATCTTGAGGCGCTCAAGGCCAATTACGCCGCGGTCGGCGTCCAGGCGCATTGCGTGCCCTTCATCGAAGACATGGCCGGCGCCTATGCCTGGGCCGATCTGGTCATTTGCCGGGCCGGCGCGCTGACCATCGCCGAGCTGGCCGCAGCCGGCGTGGCCAGCATCCTGGTGCCTTTCCCGCATGCGGTCGATGACCACCAGACGGGCAACGCGAAATTCCTGGTCAATGTCGGCGGCGCCTTCCTGCTGCCGCAAGACGAACTGACCCCGGAGAGCATCTCGTTGATCCGCAACTACAGTCGCAGCCAGTTGCTGGAAATGGCTGAAAAGGCCCGCAGTCTGGCCAAGCCCGATGCCACCGAAGAAGTGGCGAATATTTGTGCAGAGAGTGCGAAATGA
- the ftsW gene encoding putative lipid II flippase FtsW codes for MLIGALDSPRRQVAEIDYALLWSVLILLFTGLVMVYSASIAIAEGGRFTNHQPAYYLVRHGIFLCIGLVAAAVAFQVPLALWQKSAPYLFMAGVVLLAIVLIPGIGRDVNGARRWLPLGFANLQPSELMKLFAVLYAADYTVRKINVMHDLKQAFLPMFGAMAIVGMLLLKEPDFGAFVVIISIAMGILFLGGLKARLFALLIFGLLIAFAVMIIVSPYRRDRVFGFMDPWADAFGRGYQLSHSLIAFGRGELFGVGLGASVEKLFYLPEAHTDFLLAVIAEELGFFGVLAVIALFALLVQRAFAIGRRCVQLDRLYPALVAMGMGIWFGVQSFINMGVNMGLLPTKGLTLPLMSFGGSGVLANCVALAILLRVDWENRQLMRGAKL; via the coding sequence ATGCTGATCGGCGCCCTCGACTCGCCGCGCCGCCAGGTGGCCGAAATCGACTACGCGCTGTTGTGGAGCGTGTTGATCCTGTTGTTCACCGGTCTGGTGATGGTCTATTCGGCATCCATCGCGATTGCCGAAGGCGGGCGCTTTACCAACCACCAGCCGGCCTATTACCTGGTGCGTCACGGCATTTTCCTGTGCATCGGCTTGGTCGCCGCCGCGGTGGCTTTCCAGGTGCCGCTGGCGCTGTGGCAGAAATCGGCGCCGTATCTGTTCATGGCCGGCGTCGTCCTGCTCGCCATCGTGCTGATTCCCGGCATCGGCCGGGATGTGAACGGCGCCCGCCGCTGGCTGCCGCTCGGCTTTGCCAACCTGCAGCCGTCCGAACTGATGAAGCTGTTCGCCGTGCTCTACGCCGCCGACTACACGGTGCGCAAAATCAACGTGATGCACGACCTGAAGCAGGCCTTCCTGCCGATGTTCGGTGCCATGGCCATCGTCGGCATGCTGCTCCTGAAGGAACCGGACTTCGGCGCCTTCGTCGTCATCATCTCGATCGCCATGGGTATCCTCTTCCTCGGCGGCCTGAAGGCGCGTTTGTTCGCCCTGCTGATCTTCGGCCTGCTGATCGCCTTTGCGGTGATGATCATCGTCTCGCCTTACCGGCGCGACCGGGTGTTCGGCTTCATGGACCCGTGGGCCGACGCCTTCGGCCGCGGCTACCAGTTGTCGCATTCGCTGATCGCCTTCGGGCGCGGCGAATTGTTCGGCGTCGGGCTCGGCGCCAGCGTCGAGAAACTGTTCTACCTGCCGGAAGCGCATACCGATTTCCTGCTCGCGGTGATCGCCGAGGAACTCGGCTTCTTCGGTGTGCTGGCGGTAATCGCCCTGTTCGCGCTGCTCGTCCAGCGCGCCTTTGCCATCGGCCGGCGCTGCGTCCAGCTCGATCGCCTCTACCCGGCGCTGGTCGCCATGGGCATGGGTATCTGGTTCGGCGTGCAGTCCTTCATCAACATGGGCGTCAACATGGGCCTGCTGCCGACCAAGGGCCTGACCCTGCCGCTGATGAGTTTCGGCGGTTCGGGGGTGCTGGCGAACTGCGTCGCCCTGGCCATACTTTTGCGTGTCGATTGGGAAAATCGCCAATTGATGCGCGGAGCCAAGCTATGA